One Desulfovibrio fairfieldensis genomic window carries:
- a CDS encoding sensor histidine kinase, translated as MDRKISLSWFLSLSFLGIALLPVVGYAFLSLSFFGKGLDSIISANLAQAVQLYAAGTPTADRRGLQNVNGLEIAPRWEDMPAEVRDNLTPPLREGILYKYDLGSWPDPPQQLNFVMRVRADGQDYYVRQGVRQENASPLVGRQMAETVRILLGVSAVTIAALFLFTRLLIRKVSRPARALADWAAELDEQRLKETPPDFCYPELNKLAALIRKSLVAEHRSLERERLFLQYSSHELRTPISVVLAATELLRKIMSRRGTDREMEKSIVQRIDRAGHTMTHLVETLLWLGRDVAEMPAPGMVDIDALLKEIVHDTNKLYIEKDLKFVLETAPCRMLLPEAAARIVLGNVVRNAFQHTLRGIIHISQHGGVVEVVNYMARESDLAGDIGFGLGLELTRRLTARLDWLYTSQAFPGRNVVTVRLSETVALPC; from the coding sequence ATGGACAGGAAAATCAGCCTTTCATGGTTTTTGAGTCTTTCTTTTCTGGGCATCGCCCTGTTGCCGGTAGTCGGCTATGCCTTTCTGAGTCTGAGTTTTTTCGGCAAGGGACTGGACAGCATCATCTCGGCCAACCTGGCACAGGCCGTGCAGCTATACGCGGCTGGCACCCCGACCGCGGACAGGCGGGGCCTGCAAAACGTCAACGGCCTGGAGATAGCCCCCCGCTGGGAGGATATGCCCGCCGAGGTGCGCGACAATCTTACGCCGCCGCTGCGGGAAGGGATTCTCTACAAGTATGATCTGGGCTCATGGCCCGATCCGCCGCAACAGCTCAACTTTGTCATGCGCGTGCGCGCGGACGGGCAGGACTACTACGTGCGCCAGGGCGTCAGACAGGAAAACGCGTCCCCTCTGGTAGGACGCCAGATGGCCGAAACCGTACGGATTCTCCTGGGCGTCAGCGCCGTGACGATAGCCGCGCTGTTTCTGTTCACCCGCCTGTTGATCAGGAAAGTCTCCCGTCCGGCCAGGGCCCTGGCGGACTGGGCCGCCGAACTGGACGAGCAACGCCTGAAAGAGACGCCGCCGGACTTCTGCTATCCGGAATTGAACAAGCTGGCCGCATTGATCCGGAAAAGCCTTGTGGCCGAGCATCGAAGCCTGGAGCGTGAACGGCTGTTTTTGCAGTACAGCAGCCACGAATTGCGTACGCCCATCAGCGTTGTGCTCGCAGCCACGGAACTGCTGCGAAAGATTATGAGCCGCCGTGGCACGGACCGGGAAATGGAAAAGTCCATTGTCCAGCGCATTGACCGTGCCGGGCATACCATGACCCATCTGGTGGAAACGCTGTTATGGCTTGGACGGGATGTGGCGGAAATGCCCGCGCCCGGCATGGTGGATATCGATGCGCTGCTGAAGGAGATAGTCCATGATACAAATAAATTATATATTGAAAAAGATCTGAAGTTCGTTCTGGAAACGGCCCCCTGCCGGATGCTTTTGCCGGAGGCCGCGGCACGTATAGTCCTGGGCAATGTTGTGCGGAACGCATTCCAGCATACCTTGCGCGGTATCATTCACATCAGCCAGCACGGCGGCGTGGTCGAAGTGGTCAATTACATGGCCAGAGAAAGCGATCTCGCGGGAGACATCGGTTTCGGGCTTGGACTGGAATTGACGCGGCGGCTGACGGCCCGGCTCGACTGGCTTTACACAAGCCAGGCTTTTCCCGGCCGGAACGTGGTGACTGTGCGCCTGTCGGAAACGGTGGCTTTGCCCTGTTGA
- a CDS encoding DUF2325 domain-containing protein: protein MCVTLIGGMDRLKPEYIAAAKEGGHSLKCISRNERNFMDKIGNPDRVIVFTNKISHEAKRKAMQLARSRNIPIHMVHSCGVSSLRECLRSS from the coding sequence ATGTGCGTTACCTTGATCGGCGGCATGGACAGGCTGAAGCCCGAGTATATCGCGGCGGCTAAGGAAGGCGGCCACAGTCTTAAGTGCATCAGCCGCAATGAACGGAATTTCATGGACAAGATCGGCAATCCGGACAGGGTGATCGTGTTCACCAACAAAATTTCCCACGAGGCCAAGCGCAAAGCCATGCAGTTGGCAAGGTCGCGCAATATTCCCATCCATATGGTGCATTCGTGCGGCGTCTCCTCATTGCGGGAATGCCTGCGCTCTTCATGA
- the feoB gene encoding ferrous iron transport protein B: MSAVRQFKSVEEMHSGSSAMVRIALAGNPNCGKTTVFNGYTGARQHVGNYPGVTVDRKEGQFVFNGEPVTLVDLPGTYSLTAYSQEELVARRELAANNVQAVIDVVDSSALERNLLLTVQMLEMGMPVVLACNMMDEARAAGIHIDMDRLSRMLGIPVVPMVARTGEGLKKAMELAVGLARAGKRDPLRLSYGADLDTALLELEKGIESSGLLAARYQSRWVALKLLEGDGDMLKEARAADAKTTAELEAICKKAVAHVRDTLNTNMESVITDHRYGYIRSILRDGIVSQDPGKSRLALSDKLDKVLTNAFFGPLIMLGVLYMIYQITFEVGAYPQGWVEDGFAWLGDFCTSVLPEGLAQSLVVDGIIAGVGGVVSFVPLIMIMFALISFLEDSGYMARMAYMMDRIFRFFGLHGASVMPYVISGGIAGGCAIPGAMATRTLRSPKEKLATLLTLPYMTCGAKLPVFLLLAGAFFPENAATVMFLIMITGWVAALVVARLLRSSIVKGEATPFVMELPPYRMPTLFSVLLHCWERAWMYLKKAGTVLLAISVVIWAAMTFPSLPEEAAAPFEQKIEQLETQVNALPEGAEGREALEGELADARDQLGEEELAYSVAGRLGRFVEPVTKPAGFDWRTDIALLAGIAAKEAVVATMGTAYALGEQDPEDAAPLAERLKSDPSWSKATALSLMLFVLLYSPCFVALVVIRQEAGSWGWVAFSILFNTALAYAIAVGAYQIGRTVWG, encoded by the coding sequence ATGAGTGCGGTGAGGCAGTTCAAATCGGTGGAGGAAATGCACAGCGGATCGTCCGCAATGGTGCGCATTGCGCTGGCGGGCAATCCCAACTGCGGCAAAACCACGGTGTTCAATGGGTACACCGGGGCCCGCCAGCATGTGGGCAATTACCCCGGCGTGACAGTGGACAGAAAGGAGGGCCAGTTCGTCTTCAACGGCGAGCCGGTGACACTTGTGGACCTGCCCGGAACCTACAGCCTGACCGCCTATTCCCAGGAAGAACTGGTGGCCCGGCGCGAACTGGCGGCCAACAATGTGCAGGCCGTCATCGATGTGGTGGATTCCTCCGCTCTGGAACGCAATCTGCTGCTGACCGTGCAGATGCTGGAAATGGGCATGCCCGTTGTGCTGGCCTGCAATATGATGGACGAGGCCCGCGCCGCGGGCATCCATATTGATATGGACCGGCTGAGCCGGATGCTGGGCATTCCGGTGGTGCCCATGGTGGCCCGTACCGGCGAGGGACTCAAAAAAGCCATGGAGCTGGCCGTTGGCCTGGCCCGGGCGGGCAAACGGGACCCCTTGCGTCTTTCCTACGGCGCGGACCTGGATACCGCGCTTCTGGAGCTGGAAAAAGGCATTGAGAGTTCCGGCCTGCTGGCCGCGCGGTACCAGTCCCGCTGGGTGGCGCTCAAGCTGCTTGAGGGCGATGGGGACATGCTCAAGGAAGCCCGCGCCGCCGACGCCAAAACCACGGCCGAACTGGAAGCCATCTGCAAAAAGGCGGTGGCGCATGTCCGCGACACGCTCAACACCAATATGGAATCCGTGATCACGGACCACCGTTACGGCTACATCCGCAGCATCCTGCGTGACGGCATTGTGAGTCAGGATCCGGGCAAAAGCCGTCTGGCTCTTTCCGACAAGCTGGACAAAGTGCTGACCAATGCCTTTTTCGGCCCGCTGATCATGCTTGGCGTGCTCTACATGATCTATCAGATCACCTTTGAGGTCGGCGCGTATCCCCAGGGCTGGGTGGAAGACGGTTTTGCCTGGCTGGGCGACTTCTGCACCAGCGTGCTGCCCGAGGGCTTGGCCCAGTCCCTGGTCGTGGACGGCATCATCGCCGGTGTGGGCGGCGTGGTCAGTTTCGTGCCCCTGATCATGATCATGTTCGCCCTGATCTCCTTTCTGGAAGACAGCGGCTACATGGCCCGCATGGCCTATATGATGGACCGGATTTTCCGCTTCTTCGGCCTGCACGGCGCCTCGGTGATGCCCTATGTCATTTCCGGCGGCATCGCGGGCGGCTGCGCCATTCCCGGGGCCATGGCCACCCGCACCCTGCGCAGCCCCAAGGAAAAGCTGGCGACCCTGCTGACTTTGCCGTACATGACCTGCGGGGCCAAACTGCCGGTCTTCCTGCTGCTGGCCGGGGCCTTTTTCCCGGAAAACGCGGCCACGGTCATGTTCCTGATCATGATTACCGGCTGGGTGGCGGCTCTGGTGGTGGCCCGCCTGCTGCGTTCGTCCATCGTCAAGGGCGAAGCCACGCCTTTTGTCATGGAACTGCCGCCGTACCGCATGCCCACATTGTTCAGCGTGTTGCTGCACTGCTGGGAACGCGCCTGGATGTATTTGAAAAAGGCCGGTACCGTGCTTCTGGCCATTTCCGTGGTGATCTGGGCCGCCATGACCTTCCCGTCCCTGCCTGAAGAAGCCGCCGCTCCTTTTGAGCAGAAGATCGAACAGCTCGAAACGCAGGTCAACGCGCTGCCTGAAGGCGCCGAGGGACGCGAGGCCCTGGAAGGGGAACTGGCCGATGCGCGAGACCAACTCGGCGAAGAGGAGCTGGCCTACTCCGTGGCCGGGCGTCTCGGCAGGTTCGTGGAGCCCGTGACCAAACCCGCCGGTTTTGACTGGCGTACGGACATCGCCCTGCTGGCCGGCATCGCCGCCAAAGAAGCCGTGGTCGCCACCATGGGCACCGCATATGCGCTGGGCGAGCAGGACCCCGAAGACGCCGCGCCTCTGGCCGAACGCCTCAAGAGCGATCCCTCCTGGTCCAAGGCCACGGCCCTGTCCCTGATGCTCTTCGTGCTGCTCTATTCGCCCTGCTTCGTGGCCCTGGTGGTCATCCGGCAGGAGGCCGGAAGCTGGGGCTGGGTGGCTTTCAGCATCCTGTTCAACACGGCGCTGGCTTATGCCATAGCTGTGGGGGCCTACCAGATTGGCCGGACCGTCTGGGGCTAA
- a CDS encoding thermonuclease family protein — translation MGMRAGACLLVIFLFLWLCPDARAWDAYVVRVEDGNTVSVSEKADRDEPTAILRFYGIDAPSLSQPFGPDARDFLLRLMPKGTKVGVDSVGEDDKGAVSALVQVAGTSVNYQLLVEGLAWVNRSTCKAMFCRRWYIQEHQAVVDRRGLWGLNMSTPPWQWSR, via the coding sequence ATGGGTATGCGGGCCGGAGCCTGTTTGCTGGTCATTTTTCTTTTCCTTTGGCTCTGCCCTGACGCACGCGCCTGGGATGCTTATGTGGTGCGGGTGGAGGACGGCAACACCGTCTCGGTCAGCGAAAAGGCGGACAGGGACGAGCCTACCGCCATTCTCCGTTTTTACGGCATTGACGCGCCCTCTCTGAGCCAGCCCTTCGGCCCCGATGCGCGGGACTTTCTGCTCCGACTGATGCCCAAGGGCACCAAGGTGGGCGTGGACAGCGTGGGCGAGGACGACAAGGGCGCGGTGAGCGCCCTGGTCCAGGTTGCCGGAACATCCGTCAATTACCAGCTTTTGGTCGAGGGCCTGGCGTGGGTGAACCGTTCGACGTGCAAGGCCATGTTCTGCCGCCGCTGGTACATTCAGGAGCATCAGGCCGTTGTGGACCGGCGTGGTCTCTGGGGCCTGAATATGAGCACGCCGCCCTGGCAGTGGAGCCGGTGA
- a CDS encoding 3'-5' exonuclease — MSVLSGPCVAIDFETSGYAAHSACAVGLARIEDGRVTDCFYRLLRPPSARVLFTEIHGLTWPMLRDAPTFAQAWPEAGAILCGAHFLLAHNASFDRRVLLACCRAAGLPAPEAPFLCTLKGSRRSLPLPSKKLNLVCEYFGIALNHHNAASDAQACAEVYLRLRGLGVTDAQMRL; from the coding sequence ATGAGCGTACTGAGCGGCCCCTGTGTGGCCATTGATTTTGAAACGTCCGGCTATGCGGCCCACAGCGCCTGCGCTGTGGGCCTTGCGCGCATTGAGGACGGCCGCGTTACGGATTGCTTTTACCGTCTGTTGCGGCCGCCGTCCGCGCGCGTGCTGTTTACGGAAATCCACGGCCTGACCTGGCCCATGCTCAGGGACGCGCCCACCTTCGCCCAGGCTTGGCCGGAAGCGGGCGCGATATTGTGCGGAGCGCATTTTCTGCTGGCGCACAACGCCTCCTTTGACCGGCGCGTGCTCCTTGCCTGTTGCCGTGCCGCCGGTCTGCCCGCGCCGGAGGCGCCTTTTCTCTGCACCCTGAAAGGTTCGCGGCGCAGCCTGCCCCTGCCGTCCAAAAAACTCAATCTGGTCTGCGAGTATTTCGGCATCGCGCTCAACCACCACAATGCCGCCTCCGACGCGCAGGCCTGCGCCGAAGTCTATCTGCGGCTGCGCGGCCTCGGCGTCACGGACGCCCAGATGCGCCTCTGA
- the flgB gene encoding flagellar basal body rod protein FlgB, with product MKSMFNSQIGLVSRVMDMQLQRQNVITSNLANVETPNYKPRELAFEKELQSALGLDMKGRMSATSEGHMPAAFNPDNFGPEWSKQFKPRQIHGEDRVSLDKEMAKHAKNQLQYTALTQIMSKTFEGMSTIIQDGKQA from the coding sequence ATGAAAAGTATGTTCAACAGCCAGATCGGTCTTGTCAGCCGGGTCATGGATATGCAGCTGCAGCGGCAGAACGTGATCACCAGCAACCTGGCCAATGTGGAAACGCCCAACTACAAGCCGCGCGAGCTGGCTTTTGAAAAAGAACTGCAAAGCGCGCTGGGCCTGGACATGAAGGGGCGCATGAGCGCCACCAGCGAAGGGCATATGCCGGCGGCCTTTAATCCGGACAATTTCGGCCCTGAATGGTCCAAGCAGTTCAAGCCGCGCCAGATCCACGGCGAGGACCGCGTCAGCCTGGACAAGGAAATGGCCAAGCACGCTAAGAATCAGCTGCAATACACCGCGCTTACCCAGATTATGAGCAAAACCTTCGAAGGCATGTCCACCATAATCCAGGACGGCAAGCAGGCTTAG
- the flgC gene encoding flagellar basal body rod protein FlgC, whose amino-acid sequence MDFLTALDIGASGLTADRTRINTISMNLANAKTTRTPQGGPYRRRTVVQAATDVDDPFSVHMRSALDRELKGVRVMAVTMDKRPLKQVYEPGHPDANAEGYVSYPDINVVEEMANLMSAQRNYEANVTTVEAIKGMYNKALEIGKS is encoded by the coding sequence ATGGATTTTCTGACCGCACTCGATATCGGCGCTTCCGGACTGACGGCAGACCGCACCCGTATCAACACCATCTCCATGAACCTGGCCAACGCCAAAACCACGCGCACGCCCCAGGGCGGCCCCTACCGGCGGCGCACCGTGGTGCAGGCGGCAACGGACGTGGACGATCCTTTTTCCGTGCACATGCGCTCGGCCCTGGACCGCGAGCTCAAGGGCGTGCGCGTCATGGCCGTGACCATGGACAAGCGCCCGCTCAAGCAGGTCTATGAGCCTGGGCATCCCGACGCCAACGCCGAGGGCTATGTTTCGTATCCGGACATCAATGTGGTGGAGGAAATGGCCAACCTGATGAGCGCCCAGCGCAATTACGAAGCCAATGTCACCACCGTGGAAGCCATCAAGGGCATGTACAACAAGGCCCTGGAAATCGGCAAGTCATAG
- the fliE gene encoding flagellar hook-basal body complex protein FliE — translation MSVQALGLRAYSDALQHFNKVDGSLKQGMPVGKQTLFSHTLDQSLLRDSVDKGETFGAQADFIRYPDQQHTPVTPSNSFGDTIKGSLNKVNELQSAKAQAIDDFASGRSQNVHELMITMQKSSLAMKLTSAVRGKVLEAYKEISKMQF, via the coding sequence ATGAGCGTTCAGGCACTGGGCTTGCGGGCCTACAGCGATGCGTTGCAGCACTTCAACAAGGTGGACGGCTCTCTCAAGCAGGGCATGCCCGTGGGCAAACAGACCTTGTTTTCCCACACCCTGGACCAGAGCCTGCTGCGCGACAGCGTGGACAAAGGGGAGACTTTCGGCGCGCAGGCCGATTTCATCCGCTACCCCGACCAGCAGCACACGCCCGTCACGCCGTCCAACAGCTTCGGCGACACGATCAAAGGCTCGCTGAACAAGGTCAATGAGCTGCAGAGCGCCAAGGCCCAGGCCATTGACGACTTCGCCTCGGGCCGCAGCCAGAACGTGCATGAGCTGATGATCACCATGCAGAAATCCAGCCTGGCCATGAAGCTGACCAGCGCCGTGCGCGGCAAGGTGTTGGAGGCGTATAAGGAAATTTCCAAGATGCAATTCTAG
- the fliF gene encoding flagellar basal-body MS-ring/collar protein FliF, producing the protein MPAFIANFVDTLKGIWSKMSVIQRVAVAGGAVALLAAVIGLSVWVGRPEYRVLYSNLGAEDASHVVKALQTDKIPYQLADNGATIMVPKEVVYDQRIKIAGEGGLVGQGIGFEIFDKVKVGQTDFVQKINYTRALQGELSRTISEFPSVESARVHLVIPQRSLFVEERQSPSASVVLKLTNPNSKPDQKEISAILNMMLMAVEGLDKGHVSITDNGGKVLYQPEEDSLAGASSTQMEHRLQVQRNLERRIEEMLQPLFGPGRVIAKVNADMDFSQKTIRREFFDPEKTAVRSEQRSEESQQGRANLEAGAPDTNFRGDGITGSVSDQNGTRETRTTNYEINKEEQQIVANVGDLRRLTVAVIIDGTYEKADGKWSFVPRKAEELDRVRQLVSNAVGLDKGRGDLLEVSSAPFTDSEPPKDPNFADLLADYAERLGKPLLNALLAFLFLMLIVRPVVLALIRPKVEAGEMVEGLEGLPAAEEQLALYEALEEAAKADEEGPEQEEDDGELVFKDIEALKAHIFTLSDNHMEQVVTLVRGWMRNDETAKA; encoded by the coding sequence ATGCCCGCTTTCATTGCGAATTTCGTGGACACTCTGAAGGGAATCTGGAGCAAGATGAGCGTCATTCAGCGCGTGGCCGTGGCAGGCGGCGCGGTGGCGCTGCTCGCGGCTGTCATCGGACTCTCGGTCTGGGTGGGCCGACCCGAATACCGTGTGCTCTATTCCAATCTGGGGGCGGAAGACGCCAGCCATGTGGTCAAGGCCCTGCAGACCGACAAAATTCCCTATCAGCTGGCCGACAACGGGGCCACCATCATGGTGCCCAAGGAAGTGGTCTACGACCAGCGCATCAAGATCGCCGGAGAAGGCGGTCTGGTGGGGCAGGGCATCGGCTTTGAAATTTTTGACAAGGTCAAGGTGGGCCAGACCGACTTTGTGCAGAAAATCAACTACACCCGCGCGCTCCAGGGCGAACTTTCGCGCACCATCAGTGAATTCCCCAGCGTGGAAAGCGCCCGCGTGCATCTGGTCATCCCCCAGCGCAGTCTTTTTGTGGAGGAGCGCCAGTCCCCCTCGGCCTCGGTGGTGCTCAAACTGACCAATCCCAACAGCAAGCCCGATCAGAAAGAAATCAGCGCCATCCTGAACATGATGCTCATGGCCGTGGAAGGCCTGGACAAGGGCCACGTGTCCATCACGGATAACGGCGGCAAGGTGCTCTATCAGCCGGAAGAAGACAGCCTGGCCGGTGCCAGCAGCACCCAGATGGAGCATCGCCTTCAGGTGCAGCGCAATCTGGAACGGCGCATTGAGGAAATGCTGCAACCCCTGTTCGGGCCGGGCCGGGTCATCGCCAAGGTCAACGCGGACATGGATTTCAGCCAGAAAACCATTCGCCGGGAATTTTTCGACCCTGAAAAAACCGCCGTGCGCAGCGAACAGCGCAGTGAGGAAAGCCAGCAGGGCCGGGCCAATCTTGAAGCGGGCGCGCCGGACACCAATTTTCGCGGCGACGGCATCACCGGCTCCGTTTCAGACCAGAACGGCACCCGCGAAACCCGCACCACCAACTACGAAATCAACAAGGAAGAGCAGCAGATCGTCGCCAATGTGGGGGATTTGCGCCGCCTGACCGTTGCGGTTATCATTGATGGGACGTATGAAAAGGCTGACGGCAAATGGTCCTTTGTGCCCCGCAAGGCGGAAGAGCTGGATCGCGTGCGGCAGCTGGTTTCCAACGCCGTGGGCCTGGACAAGGGGCGCGGCGACTTGCTGGAGGTGAGTTCCGCTCCCTTTACCGATTCGGAACCGCCCAAGGACCCCAATTTCGCCGACTTGCTGGCCGATTACGCCGAGCGTCTGGGCAAACCGTTGCTTAACGCCCTGCTGGCCTTCCTCTTCCTGATGCTGATCGTGCGGCCAGTGGTGCTGGCACTGATCCGGCCCAAGGTGGAAGCCGGGGAAATGGTGGAAGGCCTGGAAGGCCTGCCCGCGGCCGAGGAACAGCTTGCCCTGTACGAAGCCCTGGAAGAAGCGGCCAAGGCCGACGAGGAAGGTCCCGAACAGGAAGAGGATGACGGCGAGTTGGTGTTCAAGGATATTGAAGCCCTGAAAGCGCACATCTTTACCCTTTCCGACAATCACATGGAACAGGTGGTGACCTTGGTGCGCGGATGGATGAGGAATGATGAAACAGCAAAGGCCTGA
- a CDS encoding flagellar M-ring protein FliF gives MKQQRPDLKSLPSGGGGTSRLPSLAELKALRHAQKETNQRVEELKLRLFHFTEQHMDQAVRLIRRWLEDREK, from the coding sequence ATGAAACAGCAAAGGCCTGATCTTAAATCGCTGCCGTCCGGGGGCGGGGGAACGTCCCGCCTGCCTTCCCTGGCCGAGCTCAAGGCTTTGCGGCATGCCCAGAAGGAAACCAACCAGCGGGTGGAGGAGTTGAAATTGCGCCTCTTCCACTTCACGGAACAGCACATGGACCAGGCTGTCCGGCTGATCCGGCGCTGGCTTGAGGACAGGGAAAAATAA
- the fliG gene encoding flagellar motor switch protein FliG — MELTGHQRIAVLLLAMGDKFTADVFKRMERQEIADVSKAIVELEPVPRETVEEVLREFHESLVDGVDMISGGSDTVKRLLVKNLDPETAKYVMDSLSLDTGPAPFRELEQVSPRLLSQILRNEHPQTLALIMGHLNPDQAANLLTSLPAGVRSEVLTRLAKLESVPEDMLMEVDKVLTSQLIAMGGKEGKKVGGVQSVAEILNAVDRATEEEVLSEIEEDSAQMAEDIRNLMFVFEDCKNIDDRGVRELLKEISNEDLTLALRGASDDLKDKFFKNMSERAGNMIREELEFMGPTKLSDVETAQQNIVKIVRRLEAENKVVVSRGAGEVFV, encoded by the coding sequence ATGGAGTTGACCGGCCATCAGCGTATTGCCGTGCTGTTGCTCGCCATGGGCGACAAATTTACGGCTGACGTCTTCAAGCGCATGGAGCGGCAGGAAATAGCCGACGTCTCCAAAGCCATTGTGGAACTGGAGCCCGTGCCCAGGGAAACCGTGGAGGAAGTGCTGCGCGAGTTCCATGAATCCCTGGTGGACGGCGTGGATATGATCTCCGGCGGCAGCGATACCGTGAAGCGTCTGCTGGTCAAGAATCTGGATCCGGAAACCGCCAAGTATGTCATGGACTCCCTGAGTCTGGATACCGGCCCCGCGCCTTTCCGGGAACTGGAACAGGTCAGCCCGCGTCTGCTCTCGCAGATCCTGCGCAATGAGCATCCCCAGACCCTGGCCCTGATCATGGGCCACCTCAATCCGGACCAGGCCGCCAATTTGTTGACAAGCCTGCCCGCCGGCGTGCGCTCCGAAGTGCTCACGCGTCTGGCCAAACTGGAATCCGTGCCCGAAGACATGCTCATGGAAGTGGACAAGGTGCTCACCAGCCAGCTTATCGCCATGGGCGGCAAGGAAGGCAAAAAAGTGGGCGGCGTGCAGTCCGTGGCCGAAATCCTCAACGCCGTGGACCGTGCCACGGAAGAGGAAGTGCTGTCGGAAATCGAGGAAGACTCCGCCCAGATGGCCGAGGACATCCGCAACCTCATGTTCGTCTTCGAGGACTGCAAGAATATCGACGACCGGGGCGTGCGCGAACTGCTCAAGGAGATTTCCAACGAGGATCTTACCCTGGCCCTGCGCGGCGCCAGCGACGACCTCAAGGACAAGTTTTTCAAGAACATGTCCGAGCGCGCGGGCAACATGATCCGCGAGGAGCTGGAATTCATGGGGCCCACCAAACTTTCGGACGTGGAAACCGCCCAGCAGAACATCGTCAAGATCGTGCGCCGCCTGGAAGCCGAAAACAAGGTGGTGGTCAGCCGGGGCGCGGGCGAGGTCTTCGTCTAG
- a CDS encoding FliH/SctL family protein, whose translation MASDELRKKWGTIFMGEREATVEQLDAMQEPMRRERLKREQQEDYLERVRARAADRAREILGAAYAERQKVLEETRAEAEAERQKLVREGEALKAAGKTAQEQAAAELAAARAAREEAERIREAAHDEGFQAGMDQAGDELREFRADLGQSLAVVLRAIDAQRQAIGDSWREELVELVRTAVGAGTGWLLDKEHVAILRSLVLEALNLLEDRATVTVRVNPEDEATVSDMFMAARERAPELKQWIVNGDTAVERGGLVAESVSGSVDSRREHFRDLVDGILSHLALPVREDEEKDAPAVHELVEREVRRIATLAPEPDHSPEAASDAASEIIPEPEAVPTVDTASESDFEPDLPQEAAVPGAIQPPTPVPAAPSAPEPGAASISAEESEPGRAATPPTSVAPEPEDEISPAPPVQEVRPEPAPPMDAGVQPNVLAEDLPEDLPEAWLPPLGEEGPRIKAAPSAAARPEADTDGYEGTAAAAVFDAAPDTPDASAKENPSLAELEEELFPVENGDEREVLSNGGFLPGADGK comes from the coding sequence ATGGCGTCAGACGAATTGCGCAAAAAATGGGGCACCATCTTCATGGGGGAGCGCGAAGCCACCGTGGAGCAACTGGACGCCATGCAGGAGCCCATGCGCCGCGAGCGGCTCAAGCGGGAGCAGCAGGAAGATTATCTGGAGCGGGTGCGCGCCAGGGCGGCGGACCGGGCGCGCGAAATTCTCGGCGCTGCCTATGCCGAACGCCAGAAAGTGTTGGAAGAGACCAGGGCCGAGGCCGAAGCCGAGCGCCAAAAACTGGTCCGCGAAGGCGAAGCCCTCAAGGCGGCGGGCAAAACAGCCCAGGAGCAGGCCGCCGCGGAACTGGCCGCGGCCAGGGCCGCGCGTGAAGAGGCCGAACGCATCCGCGAGGCGGCCCATGACGAGGGCTTTCAGGCCGGTATGGATCAGGCCGGGGATGAACTCAGGGAATTCCGCGCGGATCTGGGGCAGTCCCTGGCCGTGGTGCTGCGCGCCATTGACGCCCAGCGGCAGGCCATCGGCGATTCCTGGCGCGAGGAACTGGTGGAGCTGGTGCGGACGGCCGTCGGCGCGGGCACGGGCTGGTTGCTGGACAAAGAGCATGTGGCCATTTTGCGCTCTCTGGTTCTGGAGGCCCTGAACCTGCTGGAAGACCGGGCTACCGTGACCGTACGCGTCAATCCCGAGGATGAGGCCACGGTCAGCGACATGTTCATGGCCGCGCGCGAGCGCGCGCCGGAACTCAAGCAATGGATCGTCAACGGCGACACGGCCGTTGAACGCGGCGGCCTGGTGGCTGAAAGCGTCAGCGGCAGCGTGGACAGTCGGCGCGAGCATTTCCGGGATCTGGTGGACGGCATTCTGAGCCATCTGGCTTTGCCCGTGCGCGAGGACGAGGAAAAGGACGCGCCCGCCGTGCATGAGCTGGTGGAGCGCGAAGTACGCAGAATCGCGACGCTCGCGCCCGAGCCGGACCATTCGCCTGAGGCCGCCTCTGATGCTGCTTCCGAGATTATCCCTGAGCCGGAAGCTGTGCCCACTGTTGATACGGCCTCTGAATCCGACTTCGAACCGGACCTGCCCCAGGAAGCTGCCGTTCCCGGGGCGATACAGCCTCCAACGCCCGTCCCTGCGGCCCCGTCAGCGCCTGAGCCTGGCGCGGCCTCCATTTCTGCGGAAGAGTCCGAACCTGGCCGTGCGGCAACGCCGCCGACCTCGGTCGCACCGGAGCCGGAAGACGAAATTTCCCCTGCCCCCCCGGTACAGGAAGTACGGCCCGAACCCGCGCCGCCCATGGATGCGGGCGTACAGCCCAATGTTTTAGCCGAGGATTTGCCCGAAGATTTACCCGAAGCCTGGCTGCCCCCTTTGGGCGAGGAAGGGCCCCGTATCAAAGCCGCTCCCTCTGCCGCCGCCCGGCCCGAAGCTGATACGGACGGCTACGAAGGTACGGCGGCTGCGGCCGTATTTGACGCGGCCCCAGATACGCCCGACGCTTCGGCCAAGGAAAACCCCAGCCTTGCGGAGCTGGAGGAAGAGCTCTTTCCCGTGGAGAACGGGGACGAGCGCGAGGTGCTTTCCAATGGCGGTTTTTTGCCGGGCGCGGATGGCAAGTAG